A region from the Sulfurospirillum oryzae genome encodes:
- a CDS encoding flagellar hook-basal body complex protein — protein MTSSFYNGISGMKTQQFAMDVQANNISNIGTTAYKGSSPEISTLFSTALTGAYASYSNDKGLGAQSQTTSLDLAQGVLENTDSPFDLAIQGDGWFGVKGQDAKKTYYTRAGSFSIDAQGSLVNTDGYYLMATSGNNITPTTLDAKTMAKFGTYYNAQTSSPVTPYAITPMNDVPLGSVGGQTKVTLPDLLYYPPVATSKVSYGANLDPTIKTDAVTVPLNAADYTATVTPAALVNLNGTVSNTAAITNPQPGDPVTITLTDVDGKTQNISTTLDASLNWSIANTDVSSLNTTSGLTASVSSTYTPATIPLSAADYTATVTPTPLGTASLSGTVSNTVALVNPQPGDTISITLTDIGGNTQNILTTLDASLNWSITNADVSSLNITSNLTASVSATYSPTTVPLSAADYTAAVTPTDLGKISLNGTVSNTTALQNPKKGDTVIITLTDVDGKTQKISTELDASLNWSIVNSDVSDLNTTSDLTASVSVKSTQEIPNTEHFTTGIIAPDGSKDIIDMTFTKQVPQAASGSTWDATVKVLSYFEDYVVENYDATKTYDTSVYNVDTVKGTVSKIYDPTKYYVDTSTNKVYDIVDTKTGIVSFGGAGQLLSNSVPALSNGGTPLELNLGTVGDYDGLISSTTIKKANVVTANGSMEGFLKDYAMDSNGNVVAEFTNGKSSAIAKVAVYHFQNDQGLLQDSATLYEASDNSGKPIFYTDKNGNSFLGSTIFSNKLEGSNVSMATALTELIITQKAFDASSKSITTSDELIKNAINMKN, from the coding sequence ATGACTAGCTCTTTTTACAATGGAATTTCTGGCATGAAAACACAACAGTTTGCTATGGATGTGCAAGCTAATAATATTTCCAATATTGGCACCACTGCCTATAAAGGAAGCAGCCCAGAAATTTCAACTCTTTTTTCAACAGCATTAACAGGCGCTTACGCTTCTTATTCTAACGACAAAGGGCTTGGAGCGCAAAGTCAAACAACTTCGCTCGATTTAGCTCAAGGGGTTCTTGAAAACACGGATAGCCCTTTTGATCTTGCCATTCAAGGTGATGGCTGGTTTGGCGTCAAAGGGCAAGACGCGAAAAAAACATATTACACAAGAGCAGGTTCTTTTTCCATTGATGCGCAAGGTTCTTTAGTCAATACCGATGGCTATTATCTTATGGCAACATCGGGTAATAACATTACCCCCACAACACTTGATGCCAAAACAATGGCAAAATTTGGAACTTATTACAATGCCCAAACATCTTCTCCTGTGACACCTTATGCTATTACTCCTATGAACGATGTTCCGTTAGGAAGTGTTGGAGGGCAAACCAAAGTAACTTTGCCAGATTTACTCTACTATCCACCCGTTGCAACCTCGAAAGTTTCTTACGGTGCTAATCTTGATCCTACCATTAAAACAGATGCTGTTACTGTTCCTTTAAATGCAGCTGATTACACGGCAACCGTAACCCCAGCAGCTTTAGTAAATCTAAATGGAACAGTCAGCAATACGGCTGCCATTACAAACCCACAACCAGGTGATCCCGTTACCATTACCCTTACAGATGTTGATGGGAAAACACAAAATATTTCAACAACACTTGATGCCTCTTTGAATTGGAGTATTGCAAACACAGATGTGAGTAGTTTAAACACCACTTCCGGATTAACCGCAAGTGTGTCGTCTACTTACACACCCGCTACCATACCTCTTAGCGCGGCTGATTATACAGCAACGGTAACGCCAACACCTTTAGGAACAGCGAGTCTTAGTGGAACGGTGAGCAATACAGTTGCTCTTGTAAACCCACAACCAGGCGATACTATTTCTATTACCCTTACGGATATTGGTGGAAACACACAAAATATTTTAACCACACTTGATGCCTCTTTGAACTGGAGTATTACAAATGCAGATGTGAGTAGTTTAAACATTACTTCTAACTTGACTGCAAGTGTCTCAGCGACCTACTCGCCCACTACGGTACCTCTTAGTGCGGCTGATTACACCGCAGCAGTGACACCAACTGATTTAGGGAAAATAAGTTTAAATGGAACAGTCAGCAATACAACAGCACTGCAAAATCCAAAAAAAGGCGATACTGTCATCATCACATTGACCGATGTTGATGGAAAAACACAAAAAATTTCAACCGAACTTGATGCCTCTTTGAATTGGAGTATTGTAAATTCTGATGTGAGTGACTTAAATACAACTTCGGATTTGACCGCAAGCGTTTCGGTAAAATCAACCCAAGAAATTCCCAATACCGAACACTTCACCACAGGTATCATTGCACCCGATGGCAGTAAAGATATTATTGATATGACTTTTACCAAACAAGTTCCTCAAGCAGCATCGGGAAGCACCTGGGATGCTACGGTTAAAGTACTAAGTTATTTTGAAGATTATGTTGTTGAAAATTATGATGCTACAAAAACGTACGATACTTCCGTTTATAATGTTGATACTGTAAAAGGGACTGTTTCAAAAATCTATGATCCAACAAAATATTATGTTGATACCTCAACCAATAAAGTCTATGACATTGTCGATACCAAAACAGGAATAGTCTCTTTTGGTGGAGCAGGACAGCTTTTATCAAACTCTGTGCCAGCACTTAGCAATGGAGGTACTCCTTTAGAGCTTAACCTCGGAACGGTTGGTGATTATGATGGTCTTATCTCAAGCACAACCATTAAAAAAGCCAATGTTGTTACTGCAAATGGTTCTATGGAAGGCTTTTTAAAAGACTACGCAATGGATAGCAATGGCAATGTTGTTGCGGAATTTACAAATGGTAAAAGCTCGGCTATTGCGAAAGTTGCCGTCTATCATTTTCAAAATGATCAAGGACTTTTACAAGATTCTGCAACATTATATGAAGCGTCCGACAACAGTGGAAAACCCATTTTTTACACTGACAAAAATGGCAATAGCTTTTTAGGTTCAACCATTTTTAGTAACAAACTAGAAGGTAGCAATGTTAGCATGGCTACGGCACTAACCGAGCTTATTATTACCCAAAAAGCATTTGATGCCAGCTCTAAAAGCATTACCACCAGCGATGAGCTTATTAAAAATGCTATTAACATGAAAAACTAA